The genomic DNA GCCCCGCCACACCGCGGCTGCCTCGCCGCGGCGCGTCCGCCCTGCCATGCTCCGCGCAGCGCCGCACCCCGCCCTCCTCCGcgacgcgcagcgccgccgtcaTGCTCCGCGAGGGGAAGGGGATGGGGAGGCGCGAGCGGCCGCCAACGCCCTCTGCCCTGCCACCACCGCTCGGCCACCGCGCACGCGCCGTGCAGCGCGAAGAACGCGGTCACCTCCCCGGTCCCGGCCTCGAGCGTGATGTAGTAGAACATGACCTCGTGCATGGCCCCGGACACGAGGAACGCCGCGAGCACGCCCGCGGTGGCGCCGAGGCGGGCGCGCACGGGGCGGTACACGCAGGGCCGGAGGACGCCCGGGACCATGAGGTTCCACCGGCGGCCCCAGAAGTCGCCGAGGGAGGAGGCGAGGTAGGGCCGGTCGAACTGCGGCTCCAGCTCGGCGCCCAGCAGCGCGCGGGCGAGCGCCGCGGCGGACGCGAGGAAGAGCTCGAGCATCAGGTACACGTGCGCGTCGTCGAACACGGGCACGGCGTACGCTGGCATCCGCGCCCTGTAGCGCCGGGCGGAGACGAGCGCCGCGAAGAGCGCCGCCTTGGCTGCGTAGGACATCAGGAATCCGGAAGGGAGAGCGCGGGACGgccgatgctgctgctgctcgtgcCGGACCTTGACGTGCAGCGCGGCGCACGCGACGAAGCGCCCGAGCGGGAGGGCGGGGTGGAGCGgcccgtggccggcggcgaggaggaggagcttgaAGCCGCAGAGCCAGACGAGGAAGAAGGCGGAGATGGTGCGGAGGTGGATGGAGGCGAAGGCGAAGGGGaggacggggaggaggaggagcaccggGAGGAGCGCCGCGAGGCGGGGGATCCCGGAGCTCAAGCGCGCGGTAGCGAGTCGCGCGTAGGAGAGGGCCccagccgccgcggccgagACCACGGCGAG from Panicum virgatum strain AP13 chromosome 7N, P.virgatum_v5, whole genome shotgun sequence includes the following:
- the LOC120680752 gene encoding probable long-chain-alcohol O-fatty-acyltransferase 5, coding for MASEVAGLAVVSAAAAGALSYARLATARLSSGIPRLAALLPVLLLLPVLPFAFASIHLRTISAFFLVWLCGFKLLLLAAGHGPLHPALPLGRFVACAALHVKVRHEQQQHRPSRALPSGFLMSYAAKAALFAALVSARRYRARMPAYAVPVFDDAHVYLMLELFLASAAALARALLGAELEPQFDRPYLASSLGDFWGRRWNLMVPGVLRPCVYRPVRARLGATAGVLAAFLVSGAMHEVMFYYITLEAGTGEVTAFFALHGACAVAERWWQGRGRWRPLAPPHPLPLAEHDGGAARRGGGRGAALRGAWQGGRAAARQPRCGGAAAGGRTRQGRGKCGGPHSTRPACAVAAGGGGSPRPGPLLPCACASSSSRRRRRTPLPPLSLGARPLDGAGPAPRWPVAQLLYCAGHGGRDSRPQRLLME